From the genome of Spinacia oleracea cultivar Varoflay chromosome 2, BTI_SOV_V1, whole genome shotgun sequence, one region includes:
- the LOC110798539 gene encoding uncharacterized protein: protein MAQSAKPITSPVPQSLYPTLAFLLLVFGLIVTASFFIYAATASKKNRSLAKELVTGAVASVFLGFGSLFLLLSTGVYV from the exons ATG GCTCAATCAGCGAAGCCCATCACTAGTCCTGTTCCTCAATCGTTGTACCCAACCCTAGCCTTTCTCCTCCTCGTTTTTGGGCTAATTGTTACAGCTTCATTCTTTAT CTACGCGGCAACTGCATCAAAGAAGAACCGGAGTCTGGCTAAAGAACTCGTCACCGGAGCAGTTGCTTCTGTTTTCTTG GGTTTTGGATCTTTATTTTTGCTACTATCAACCGGTGTTTATGTCTAA
- the LOC110798527 gene encoding uncharacterized protein, which produces MGLMLQVTWQLMNLFFIIATVVLIPGSSGFSEPLSLESSSPIPSIEAQVPTSILERGPLQNGSVVQPPVYPSIKSPPVAELSHDLAPPLPAAEPPHYSTAPPNAEPSYNSTITPSANPPMAIPQLPTVEPPEALPVPSPLSPPDVSQRTSNMQSPPLPAAEAPAISTPPTVLAPSTVLAPPTVLAPPTASPQPLVAKPPTSSALPLAAKPPDQPPSPVVGTPHASVIPPAAKSPVAVPQFPTAEPPIAEAPVISTPPTVLALPYASPQPLVTPSPPPLPPQPTPSPPPETSSSPPPEVSQHNSTMLPPPAPAAEAPVNLTPPTVLAPSHALPQPPPAKPPRGSSLPLAANPPYLMPPLPVAEPPHPSAAANPPGVVPQLPTAQPPESPSPPPRVPHQTSTMQPPLPVPAAEAPLNSNPPTVLAPTHVLPQPPVAKPPHSSALPLAAKPPDPNPPMPVAPPPQGLNFTPPTKASPVLPLLPPALPPQPLYTQPPPAPLPQLGMTNASSPLPQLVPPYLPSSPPQSESVPPPYTLAPPPQLVSPPAPPPTSTAPSNASRLPPSMAPPFADPPTTLPSPSPLPPNVLSSPPPQLLPPVLSSPPPQLIPPNISSPLPQPIPAIVPSPPPQLTPPNMSSPLPQPIPAILPSPPPQLTPPMVSSPPLQLVPPLASPPTSVLPSNASVPPSSFMIPPPDLPLYPPAAPPHASAMLSPPMPSHASPPLPQLVPSHSSSPPYVLPAPPPLELPNISPPRSSIVPGAVSPHVSPPSPFLTPPPSVPSHSSVPPSPATEKAVPSAPPRSSQRKETQEGAPPPSLISPEKSPPSRPLPEGAPPAHQVTPRSLPPISHQAEAPKQAPISRLNASEPDTSPSSTPPPSNNPINGRHSSMAPPGRAPDQSPEGKLSPHHAPSEPKFERFNATAPAPFSSTVYPARNKSHHSLRHSPDKGSPTAMAPLPSPPGIPEITPAPSPLPKAPPSHSGIPFLSPKISPSGSSTREMKKHLAPTIRALPPPPPNADCAYLTCPEPFTNTPPGSPCGCVWPMQVGLRLSVPLYTFFPLVSKLATEISTGVFMKQSQVRVMGANAASQESDKTIVLVDLVPLDEKFDNITAFLTFQRFWHKQVVIDKSVFGDYEVLYVRYPGLPASPPMAPADIAVISGMPYSVQDPNQSKVHPLGVDVPKQNHKRRLSGIVIAAIVFSAIVCVLICCSVAWLLVFRHTNRDPQPALRPLTPRGLPSLGRSSGPTVNSVVSGPGSSLSIGSSLGTYAGTAKTFSASEIEKATDFFSPSRIVGEGGFGLVYGGVLEDETSVAVKVLKRDDQQGGREFLAEVEMLSRLHHRNLVTLIGICTDEHLRCLVYELIPNGSVESHLHDKETASLDWASRMKIALGAARGLAYLHEDSSPRVIHRDFKSSNILLENDFTPKVSDFGLARSATDEENQHISTRVMGTFGYVAPEYAMTGHLLVKSDVYSYGVVLLELLTGRKPVDMSQPPGQENLASWTRPFLTTKEGLELILDPTLGPDVSLDSAAKVAAIASMCVQPEVSHRPFMGEVVQALKLVCDECDDDSKDGNGNSRRGSRENLSADFDDDDDKASRSPVSETQDYLPASYSFQNYHHSVSSDVEKGMSVSENFSKSARTDRQQTSDSFRRVQSASGPLKTTRAGRNFWQRIRLSNGSVSKEGCGTDQAAGRAYGSWA; this is translated from the exons ATGGGGTTGATGCTGCAAGTTACTTGGCAATTGATGAATCTGTTTTTCATCATTGCTACTGTTGTTCTTATTCCAGGATCTTCAG GTTTTAGCGAACCTCTTTCACTGGAGTCTTCGTCTCCAATTCCTTCCATAGAAGCACAAGTACCTACTTCCATACTTGAACGAGGGCCACTACAAAATG GTTCCGTTGTTCAACCTCCTGTATATCCATCAATCAAGTCCCCTCCTGTAGCCGAGTTATCACATGATTTGGCACCGCCTTTACCAGCTGCTGAGCCTCCACACTATTCAACTGCACCTCCAAATGCCGAGCCATCATATAATTCAACTATTACCCCGTCTGCGAATCCACCAATGGCCATACCTCAACTGCCAACGGTTGAACCACCAGAGGCTTTACCTGTACCATCTCCTTTATCACCACCTGATGTTTCACAGCGTACTTCAAACATGCAGTCCCCTCCTCTGCCCGCTGCTGAGGCCCCAGCTATTTCAACTCCACCAACTGTTTTGGCCCCGTCAACTGTTTTGGCCCCACCAACTGTTTTGGCCCCACCAACTGCTTCCCCTCAACCACTAGTTGCGAAGCCTCCTACTAGTTCAGCTCTTCCACTGGCTGCGAAGCCACCAGATCAGCCCCCGTCGCCTGTTGTAGGAACACCACATGCTTCAGTTATCCCACCGGCTGCAAAATCGCCCGTGGCTGTACCTCAATTTCCAACTGCTGAACCACCAATTGCCGAGGCCCCAGTTATTTCAACTCCACCAACTGTTTTGGCCCTGCCATATGCTTCACCTCAACCACTAGTTactccatcaccaccaccactaccaccacaACCGactccatcaccaccaccagaaACATCTTCATCACCACCACCAGAAGTTTCACAACATAATTCAACCATGCTGCCCCCTCCTGCTCCTGCTGCCGAGGCCCCAGTTAACTTAACTCCACCGACTGTTTTGGCCCCTTCGCATGCTTTACCTCAGCCACCACCAGCCAAGCCTCCTCGTGGTTCATCTCTTCCATTGGCTGCAAACCCACCATATCTTATGCCTCCATTGCCTGTTGCAGAACCACCACACCCTTCAGCTGCTGCAAATCCGCCAGGTGTCGTCCCTCAACTTCCAACTGCTCAACCACCAGAATCTCCTTCACCACCACCGAGAGTTCCACACCAAACTTCAACCATGCAACCCCCTCTTCCTGTTCCTGCTGCTGAGGCCCCACTTAACTCCAATCCACCGACTGTTTTGGCTCCAACTCACGTTTTACCTCAGCCACCAGTTGCTAAGCCTCCTCATAGTTCAGCTCTTCCACTGGCTGCAAAACCACCAGACCCTAACCCCCCTATGCCTGTTGCACCTCCACCACAAGGATTGAATTTCACACCTCCTACAAAGGCATCGCCAGTTTTACCTTTGCTACCCCCTGCATTGCCGCCACAGCCTTTATATACACAGCCTCCTCCTGCTCCTCTGCCTCAATTGGGTATGACAAATGCATCATCTCCTCTACCTCAATTGGTGCCACCATATCTACCATCTTCCCCACCACAATCAGAATCTGTCCCACCACCTTATACATTGGCTCCCCCGCCACAACTGGTCTCACCACCAGCTCCTCCTCCAACTTCTACAGCGCCTTCAAATGCTTCCCGTCTTCCTCCTTCGATGGCGCCTCCTTTTGCGGACCCTCCTACAACTTTACCTTCACCATCCCCTCTGCCACCAAATGTTTTATCTTCTCCCCCGCCTCAACTATTGCCACCAGTTCTATCTTCACCTCCCCCTCAACTGATCCCACCAAATATATCATCTCCTTTACCTCAACCAATCCCAGCAATTGTGCCTTCTCCTCCACCTCAACTAACCCCACCAAATATGTCATCTCCTTTACCTCAACCGATCCCAGCAATTCTGCCTTCTCCTCCACCTCAACTAACCCCACCGATGGTATCTTCCCCTCCACTGCAACTGGTCCCACCACTTGCTTCTCCTCCAACTTCTGTGTTGCCCTCAAATGCTTCAGTTCCGCCGTCATCTTTTATGATACCTCCACCAGATTTACCTTTATACCCCCCAGCTGCTCCACCCCATGCTTCAGCTATGTTGTCACCTCCTATGCCATCACATGCATCACCTCCCTTACCTCAACTGGTCCCATCACATTCCTCATCACCTCCCTATGTTTTGCCTGCACCACCACCATTAGAGTTACCTAACATCTCCCCTCCACGTTCGTCCATTGTACCAGGAGCAGTTTCACCTCATGTTTCTCCCCCTTCTCCTTTCTTGACTCCTCCACCTTCTGTGCCATCACATTCCTCTGTTCCACCTTCTCCAGCAACGGAAAAAGCTGTTCCCTCTGCACCACCCCGTTCTTCTCAAAGGAAAGAAACACAAGAAGGAGCTCCCCCACCATCACTAATTTCTCCAG AGAAATCACCCCCTTCAAGACCGTTGCCAGAAGGTGCGCCACCTGCCCATCAAGTTACTCCAAGATCTCTTCCTCCAATCTCTCATCAGGCAGAAGCACCAAAGCAGGCTCCCATCTCAAGACTAAATGCTTCAG AGCCTGATACCTCTCCATCATCCACCCCACCTCCAAGCAATAACCCTATCAATGGTAGACATTCTTCAATGGCACCTCCAGGTAGAGCACCAGATCAATCACCAGAGGGCAAACTTTCACCACATCATG CTCCGTCAGAACCTAAATTTGAGAGATTCAATGCAACTGCTCCTGCCCCATTTTCGTCCACAGTGTATCCTGCACGTAACAAATCACATCATTCACTACGGCATTCCCCAGATAAAG GATCTCCGACAGCTATGGCCCCTTTACCATCTCCTCCAGGAATTCCTGAAATCACTCCTGCACCTTCACCTCTCCCGAAGGCCCCACCTAGCCATTCGGGAA ttccctttctctctcctaaaatttCTCCTTCTGGGTCTTCAACAAGGGAAATGAAGAAACACCTTGCACCAACAATTCGGGCATTACCGCCTCCACCTCCCAATGCAG ATTGTGCTTACCTTACATGCCCCGAGCCTTTTACAAATACACCTCCGGGATCACCCTGTGGTTGTGTTTGGCCAATGCAAGTTGGGCTACGCCTTAGTGTGCCTTTGTACACTTTTTTCCCGTTGGTGTCAAAATTGGCCACGGAAATTTCAACCGGGGTATTTATGAAACAAAGTCAAGTTCGCGTAATGGGAGCCAATGCAGCAAGCCAGGAATCAGATAAAACTATTGTCCTAGTTGACTTGGTACCCCTTGATGAGAAATTTGACAACATTACAGCATTTTTGACATTTCAGAGATTCTGGCACAAGCAGGTAGTCATAGACAAGTCCGTTTTTGGTGATTATGAAGTACTGTACGTACGTTATCCAG GTCTTCCCGCGTCTCCACCTATGGCTCCTGCCGACATTGCGGTAATTAGTGGCATGCCTTACTCTGTTCAAGACCCTAATCAGAGTAAAGTGCATCCTCTGGGAGTTGATGTGCCAAAGCAGAACCATAAACGCAGACTTAGTGGCATTGTTATTGCAGCTATAGTTTTTTCAGCAATTGTTTGTGTGTTGATTTGCTGTTCTGTTGCATGGTTATTGGTATTCAGACATACAAACCGTGATCCTCAACCAGCACTAAGGCCACTAACTCCACGTGGTCTACCTTCACTTGGAAGATCATCAG GGCCTACTGTAAATTCAGTTGTAAGTGGTCCGGGTTCTTCGTTGTCAATTGGATCTAGCCTTGGGACGTATGCTGGAACAGCTAAGACGTTCAGTGCAAGCGAAATTGAAAAGGCCACTGATTTCTTCAGTCCTTCAAGAATAGTCGGTGAAGGCGGTTTTGGTCTTGTTTATGGTGGTGTTCTAGAAGATGAAACTAGTGTTGCTGTAAAGGTTCTTAAGAGAGATGATCAGCAGGGAGGTCGGGAGTTCTTGGCTGAAGTTGAAATGCTTAGCCGCCTTCACCACAGGAATTTGGTCACGTTAATCGGCATTTGTACAGATGAGCACttacgttgcttagtttatgaACTTATTCCCAATGGCAGTGTTGAATCTCATCTACATG ACAAAGAAACCGCTTCCCTTGATTGGGCTTCTCGGATGAAGATAGCACTTGGTGCCGCACGTGGTCTTGCCTATTTGCATGAAGACTCCAGTCCTCGAGTCATTCATAGGGATTTTAAGTCTAGCAACATCTTGTTAGAAAATGATTTCACGCCAAAAGTCTCAGACTTTGGCTTGGCTCGTTCTGCAACAGATGAAGAAAATCAACATATCTCTACACGAGTTATGGGGACTTTTGG GTATGTGGCTCCAGAGTACGCTATGACAGGACACCTTCTCGTAAAGAGTGACGTCTACAGTTATGGAGTCGTTCTTCTCGAGCTTTTAACCGGAAGAAAGCCCGTAGACATGTCACAACCACCGGGCCAAGAAAACCTAGCCTCATGGACAAGGCCATTCCTAACCACCAAGGAAGGATTAGAATTGATCCTTGACCCGACCCTAGGACCCGATGTATCTTTAGATAGTGCGGCGAAAGTGGCAGCAATTGCCTCGATGTGTGTGCAACCCGAGGTATCCCACCGTCCTTTCATGGGCGAGGTTGTACAAGCGTTGAAGCTGGTTTGCGATGAATGTGATGATGACTCAAAGGACGGCAACGGCAACTCTAGACGTGGCAGCCGTGAAAACTTATCAGCAgattttgatgatgatgatgataaagCAAGCCGAAGCCCGGTTTCAGAGACACAGGATTATTTACCGGCATCATATTCTTTCCAAAACTATCATCATTCTGTATCATCAGATGTTGAGAAGGGTATGTCAGTGTCTGAAAACTTCAGTAAATCAGCAAGGACAGATAGGCAGCAGACATCAGATTCTTTCCGGAGAGTACAGTCTGCGTCAGGTCCTCTGAAGACGACGAGGGCGGGCCGGAATTTTTGGCAGAGAATCAGGCTGTCTAATGGAAGTGTAAGTAAAGAAGGCTGCGGGACAGATCAGGCTGCGGGTCGAGCCTACGGATCGTGGGCATGA